In one Grus americana isolate bGruAme1 chromosome 1, bGruAme1.mat, whole genome shotgun sequence genomic region, the following are encoded:
- the FMC1 gene encoding protein FMC1 homolog: MAALGSPLRTLRGLLRELRYASGRAGRPYRDTSAYQHIVAAFRAHRVTSEKLCRAQQELHFQAATYLCLLRSVREHTALHQEYHGKGERSPEEVAGLVGFRLPQQPGGKG; the protein is encoded by the exons ATGGCGGCGCTGGGCTCTCCGCTGCGGACCTTGCGCGGGCTCCTGCGGGAGCTCCGTTACGCCAGCGGCCGAGCGGGCCGCCCCTACCGTGACACGTCCGCCTACCAGCACATCGTCGCGGCCTTCCGCGCCCACCGG GTCACCAGCGAGAAGCTGTGCCGGGCCCAGCAGGAGCTGCACTTCCAGGCTGCCACCTACCTCTGCCTGCTCCGCAGCGTCCGGGAGCACACGGCCCTTCACCAGGAGTACCACGGCAAGGGCGAGCGCTCGCCTGAGGAGGTCGCCGGCCTAGTGGGCTTCAGGTTGCCTCAGCAGCCAGGAGGGAAGGGTTAA
- the LUC7L2 gene encoding putative RNA-binding protein Luc7-like 2 isoform X4, with protein sequence MEKAVVLLMSVQQNRSVNDRSVICSALPHECWSQCEEWVRSRGWSRIVPSDSGADTQQIRVALEQHSVFKLPRLDCCKEMFNVSLPAYINLQGSVRKAPHSPSRDTTRQRIKFSDDRVCKSHLLNCCPHDVLSGTRMDLGECLKVHDLALRADYEIASKDQDFFFELDAMDHLQSFIADCDRRTEVAKKRLAETQEEISAEVAAKAERVHELNEEIGKLLAKVEQLGADGNVEESQKVMDEVEKARVKKREAEEVYRNSMPASSFQQQKLRVCEVCSAYLGLHDNDRRLADHFGGKLHLGFIEIREKLEELRSSPQRSNQDAAGAIPHLRRRSLQRVEFLASCPEGGETWVWPDLQL encoded by the exons ATGGAAAAAGCAGTTGTATTGTTAATGTCAGTACAACAAAATCGTTCTGTAAATGACAG GTCAGTTATCTGCTCTGCCTTGCCGCATGAGTGCTGGAGTCAGTGTGAGGAATGGGTTAGAAGCAGAGGGTGGAGCAGGATCGTTCCTTCTGACAGCGGTGCAGACACACAGCAGATCAGAGTGGCCCTGGAACAACATAGCGTCTTCAAACTGCCAAGACTTGACTGTTGCAAAGAAAT gtTCAATGTATCTTTGCCTGCCTACATCAATCTGCAAGGGAGTGTCAGAAAGGCCCCGCATTCGCCGAGCC GTGACACAACCCGTCAGCGAATCAAATTCAGTGATGACAGAGTGTGCAAGAGCCACCTTCTCAACTGCTGCCCTCATGATGTGCTCTCTGGAACT agAATGGACCTTGGAGAATGTCTGAAAGTGCATGACCTGGCATTAAGGGCAGACTATGAAATAGCATCCAAAGATCAAGATTTCTTCTTTGAGCTTGAT GCGATGGACCACCTGCAGTCATTTATTGCAGACTGTGACAGGAGAACAGAAGTGGCTAAGAAAAGACTAGCAGAAACCCAAGAAGAGATCAGTGCTGAAGTTGCAGCTAAA GCTGAAAGAGTTCACGAATTGAACGAAGAAATTGGGAAACTGCTGGCCAAAGTAGAACAACTTGGAGCTGATGGGAATGTGGAGGAATCTCAAAAAGTAATGGATGAAGTGGAGAAGGCTCGGgtaaagaagagagaagcagaa gAAGTATACAGGAATTCTATGCCTGCCTccagctttcagcagcagaagctACGGGTTTGTGAAGTGTGCTCAGCTTATCTTGGTCTTCATGACAATGACCGACGACTTGCTGACCACTTCGGAGGAAAACTACATTTAGGATTTATTGAAATAAGAGAGAAGCTTGAGGAACTCAGG AGCTCTCCTCAGAGATCTAATCAAGATGCTGCTGGGGCAATTCCACATCTCAGAAGAAGGTCTTTACAAAGAGTTGAATTTCTTGCATCATGTCCAGAAGGTGGCGAGACTTGGGTTTGGCCAGATCTCCAGTTGTGA